One region of Betaproteobacteria bacterium genomic DNA includes:
- a CDS encoding MBL fold metallo-hydrolase, protein MTNQSRKSARLLRLVVASFFFLSSGFAAAEAPQQKSQVPGFYRTMLGKFEVTALYDGPIDLDIKLLKNTPEKDLQSLIARMFVKGPAVQTAVNAFLINTGSKLVLVDAGAAKLFGPQLGNIVDNLKAAGYRPDQVDVVLITHLHGDHVNGLVTPDGKAIFTKAQIWSAKADNDFWLSEEVAAKAPKDFQAFFKMSRDAAAPYLASGQWKTFTSNQELLPGISSVDTHGHTPGHTSYVLTDGGEKMVILGDLVHNHAVQFARPDTAFEYDNDRKQAVIARKVTFAMAAKEKMLVAGMHLPFPGLGHIRKEGKAFAWVPVEYAPIKE, encoded by the coding sequence ATGACAAATCAATCCCGCAAATCCGCCCGCCTGTTACGGCTGGTGGTCGCCAGCTTTTTCTTTTTGAGCAGCGGTTTTGCCGCAGCCGAAGCACCCCAGCAAAAGAGCCAGGTACCCGGTTTCTACCGCACCATGCTTGGCAAATTCGAAGTCACCGCGCTGTACGATGGCCCGATCGACCTCGACATCAAGCTGCTCAAGAACACCCCGGAAAAAGACTTGCAGAGCCTGATCGCCCGCATGTTCGTCAAAGGCCCGGCCGTACAGACCGCCGTCAATGCTTTCTTGATCAACACCGGTAGCAAGCTGGTGCTGGTCGACGCCGGCGCCGCCAAGCTGTTCGGGCCGCAACTGGGCAATATCGTTGATAACCTCAAGGCCGCCGGCTACCGGCCGGATCAGGTTGATGTCGTGCTGATCACTCATTTGCACGGCGACCACGTCAATGGTCTGGTCACCCCGGACGGCAAGGCCATTTTCACCAAGGCGCAGATATGGTCGGCCAAGGCGGACAACGACTTCTGGCTGAGTGAGGAAGTTGCCGCCAAGGCGCCAAAGGACTTCCAGGCCTTCTTCAAGATGTCGCGCGACGCCGCCGCCCCCTACCTGGCCAGCGGCCAGTGGAAGACCTTCACCAGCAATCAGGAACTGCTGCCCGGCATCAGCAGCGTCGATACGCATGGCCACACACCCGGGCATACCAGCTACGTGTTGACTGATGGCGGCGAGAAGATGGTGATTCTCGGCGACCTCGTGCATAACCACGCCGTCCAGTTCGCCCGCCCGGACACCGCCTTTGAGTACGACAACGACCGCAAGCAGGCGGTCATCGCCCGCAAGGTGACATTCGCCATGGCTGCAAAGGAAAAGATGCTGGTCGCCGGCATGCACCTGCCCTTCCCTGGCCTCGGTCACATCCGCAAGGAAGGCAAGGCTTTCGCCTGGGTGCCGGTCGAGTACGCGCCGATCAAGGAGTGA